In Biomphalaria glabrata chromosome 11, xgBioGlab47.1, whole genome shotgun sequence, the following proteins share a genomic window:
- the LOC129921846 gene encoding uncharacterized protein LOC129921846 — protein MASKNARRKKWNSDLGKIASKSAILQKKSGIIKKKYYKFFLHKSRVVNSSYNIIGDHEAQEAEGGEVDLHQFYNDCKKNPGHIQFIPVEKFTLKHLPEGLQDPCLYKLIKASADMTVRVSVTMTSPDRPQFWAGTTQPYPFCNLKNEPQLRTGSGRIWNVNKMKDGEVQDGYYHSSYTKCWCQKCQDSDCPSNVWWEFSVHTACHVVFDVTEASHTKLRLFFDSDASPLVIVDKFEFLYSSKDYDICALNCVTCDKALGEKLMKIYKCHLDIWEEILFNPSYSRDKHKMAFIVSHPHGCPKQISIGQWKDKILIHDRTKFTYSTTTCPGSSGATVHCVGYSGTAWRSEFVHSGTKSGLNYSGVGQVFSKSK, from the exons ATGGCATCAAAAAATGCAAGAAGGAAAAAATGG aaTTCAGATCTTGGAAAGATTGCATCAAAATCGGCAATACTTCAGAAGAAATCAGGAATAATAAAAAAG aaatattaTAAATTCTTTCTTCATAAAAGCAGAGTTGTAAATAGTTCTTACAATATCATAG GTGATCATGAAGCACAGGAGGCGGAAGGTGGAGAGGTTGATCTACACCAGTTTTATAATGACTGTAAGAAGAATCCAGGTCATATCCAGTTTATACCTGTTGAAAAATTCACCTTGAAACATTTACCAGAAGGGCTTCAAGACCCTTGCTTGTATAAACTCATTAAAGCTTCAGCGGACATGACAGTTAGAGTCAGTGTTACAATGACCAGTCCAGACAGACCACAGTTTTGGGCAGGGACAACTCAACCGTATCCATTTTGTAATCTAAAGAACGAACCACAGTTAAGGACAGGAAGTGGAAGAATTTGgaatgtaaacaaaatgaaagatgGAGAAGTACAGGATGGATATTATCATAGTAGCTACACAAAATGTTGGTGCCAAAAATGTCAAGATTCAGACTGCCCCAGCAATGTGTGGTGGGAGTTTTCTGTGCACACAGCCTGTCACGTGGTTTTCGATGTCACTGAGGCGAGTCACACGAAATTGAGATTATTTTTTGATAGCGATGCTAGTCCTTTGGTCATTGTTGATAAATTCGAATTTCTATACTCAAGTAAAGATTATGACATTTGTGCTTTGAACTGTGTGACGTGTGACAAAGCTTTGGGAGAAAAACTaatgaaaatatataaatgtcatCTTGATATTTGGGAGGAAATCTTATTCAACCCATCTTACTCTAGAGATAAGCACAAGATGGCGTTTATAGTGTCACATCCTCATGGATGTCCCAAGCAGATCAGTATTGGTCAATGGAAGGACAAAATACTGATCCATGATAGAACAAAGTTTACATATTCCACCACTACATGTCCAGGAAGTAGTGGGGCAACTGTCCATTGTGTGGGCTATAGTGGTACGGCGTGGAGATCAGAATTCGTTCACAGTGGAACTAAATCTGGATTAAATTATAGTGGAGTCGGTCAAGTCTTTTCAAAATCTAAGTGA